A single region of the Saprospiraceae bacterium genome encodes:
- a CDS encoding M14 family metallopeptidase, whose protein sequence is MRSLFTFCLFGLVCCSQALQAQKQAITYYLPDINYNPAIPTPEQVLGYQIGEWHISHDQLLYYMRTVAAASPRMTLTEHGRTYENRPLIHLTVTSEKNHSRLAEIKAQHRQLSDPGQSASLNIDQMPAVIYQGYSIHGNEPSGANASAMVAYYLAAAESPEVLEMLDNVVIIFDPSFNPDGLQRFSTWANMHKNANLTSDSQDREYDESWPGGRTNHYWFDLNRDWLPLQLPESQGRIKVFHDWKPNILTDHHEMGSNSTFFFMPGESTRVHPITPKKNQELTAKIGEFHQAALDKIGSMYFSGEGYDDFYYGKGSTYPDANGCIGILFEQASSRGHLQETDNGLLSFAFTIRNQVTTALSTYAAAKSLRKELLSFQRDFYLDGMKQAAQGKLKGIVFGDAYDASRAKALVKILQQHEIKVHHLKPGKTVKLGEKETNQAYVVPLDQPQYHLIRGMFDSYTSFEDSLFYDISAWTLPLAFNLPYQAIADKGNLTSLLGAAVVEKDLEAQFQLPKQSNYAYLMRWDDYYAPKALNQLLAAKLRVKVSTEPFVLEGQSYDAGTIFLPVQNQDLSPAEIHALVVATANSSQITITAASTGWSPQGPDLGSSDMRVLAQPQVLLMVGEGVSSYDAGEAWHLLDQRYQVVVTKGETTNFSRMNIDRYNVIIMVEGSYNSLGKSGADKLKEWVSGGGTLIAMKRAVSWAASNGLANVLVKKEDEEETKGRRPYGKLSSDNGGKVVGGAIAEVNVDLTHPLLYGYHQAKMPVFRRGSFLFEPAQNPYATPMVYTDKPLLSGYIHKNEEKRLANAAATLVSGMGRGKVICMSDNPNFRAFWYGTNKLFANAIFFGGIISSAGAETKPPKKAETPK, encoded by the coding sequence ATGAGATCACTATTTACCTTTTGCCTATTTGGATTAGTATGTTGCAGCCAAGCGCTCCAAGCACAAAAACAAGCAATCACTTATTATCTTCCCGATATCAATTACAACCCGGCCATTCCAACGCCAGAGCAAGTATTGGGATATCAAATTGGGGAATGGCATATCAGCCACGATCAGCTACTTTATTACATGCGAACGGTGGCCGCTGCCTCCCCCCGAATGACCCTCACAGAGCATGGTCGAACCTATGAAAACAGACCGCTTATCCATTTGACCGTTACTTCCGAGAAAAACCATAGCCGACTAGCCGAAATAAAGGCCCAACACCGACAATTGAGCGATCCTGGCCAATCCGCTTCGCTTAACATAGATCAAATGCCTGCTGTGATCTACCAAGGTTATAGTATTCATGGTAATGAACCAAGTGGCGCCAATGCTTCTGCCATGGTGGCCTATTACCTGGCCGCTGCCGAATCGCCTGAGGTGCTAGAAATGCTCGACAATGTGGTCATTATTTTTGATCCTAGTTTTAATCCCGATGGCCTCCAACGTTTTTCAACCTGGGCCAATATGCATAAAAATGCCAACCTCACTTCTGATTCACAGGATCGGGAATACGATGAAAGCTGGCCAGGCGGCCGGACCAATCACTATTGGTTTGACCTCAACCGCGATTGGTTACCCCTGCAACTGCCAGAGAGCCAAGGCCGGATCAAGGTGTTTCATGATTGGAAACCCAATATTTTAACCGACCACCACGAAATGGGCTCCAATTCAACTTTTTTCTTTATGCCCGGTGAATCTACTCGGGTTCATCCCATTACGCCCAAGAAAAACCAGGAGCTAACGGCAAAGATTGGTGAATTTCATCAAGCCGCACTCGATAAAATAGGCTCCATGTACTTTAGTGGAGAAGGATATGATGATTTCTATTATGGAAAAGGCTCTACCTATCCTGATGCCAATGGCTGCATTGGCATCTTGTTTGAACAAGCCAGCTCCCGCGGCCACCTGCAGGAAACAGACAATGGCTTGTTGAGTTTTGCTTTTACTATCCGCAATCAGGTAACCACCGCCTTGTCTACCTACGCAGCCGCTAAAAGCCTTAGAAAGGAATTGCTTTCTTTTCAAAGAGATTTTTACCTAGATGGTATGAAACAGGCGGCCCAGGGAAAACTGAAGGGTATTGTCTTTGGAGATGCCTACGATGCTTCTCGTGCCAAGGCCTTGGTTAAAATCTTGCAACAGCACGAAATTAAAGTCCACCACCTGAAACCGGGAAAAACCGTCAAACTAGGGGAAAAAGAAACGAACCAAGCCTATGTTGTGCCCCTAGACCAACCCCAGTACCACCTGATACGGGGGATGTTTGATAGCTATACGAGTTTTGAAGATAGCTTGTTTTACGACATCTCCGCCTGGACCCTCCCCTTGGCCTTTAACCTTCCTTATCAAGCTATTGCCGATAAGGGAAATCTGACTTCCTTGCTCGGGGCAGCGGTGGTGGAGAAAGACTTGGAGGCTCAATTTCAATTGCCCAAGCAAAGTAACTACGCCTATCTTATGCGCTGGGATGATTATTACGCCCCTAAAGCACTCAACCAGCTGTTGGCAGCCAAACTGCGGGTGAAGGTGAGTACCGAACCTTTTGTCTTAGAAGGCCAATCTTATGATGCCGGAACCATCTTCCTTCCTGTGCAAAACCAGGACCTATCGCCAGCAGAGATTCATGCGTTAGTGGTTGCAACCGCAAATTCATCCCAAATTACCATTACCGCAGCTTCGACTGGGTGGAGTCCACAAGGACCTGATTTGGGAAGTAGCGACATGAGGGTTTTAGCGCAACCTCAGGTATTGTTGATGGTAGGGGAGGGCGTCAGTAGCTATGATGCGGGAGAAGCATGGCACCTACTGGATCAGCGCTATCAGGTGGTAGTCACCAAAGGAGAGACCACCAACTTCAGCCGAATGAACATCGATCGCTACAATGTGATTATTATGGTAGAAGGTTCTTATAATAGCTTAGGGAAATCCGGTGCAGACAAATTGAAAGAATGGGTTAGTGGAGGCGGCACCTTGATCGCCATGAAGCGCGCAGTGAGTTGGGCGGCCAGCAATGGCCTGGCTAATGTATTGGTGAAAAAAGAAGACGAAGAGGAAACAAAAGGCCGCCGACCATATGGCAAATTGTCAAGTGATAACGGAGGCAAAGTCGTAGGCGGCGCCATTGCAGAAGTGAACGTGGATTTAACCCACCCCCTTTTATATGGTTATCACCAAGCAAAGATGCCGGTATTCCGGAGAGGGAGCTTTTTATTTGAGCCCGCTCAGAACCCTTATGCAACACCTATGGTATATACGGATAAACCCTTGCTGAGCGGCTATATTCACAAGAATGAAGAAAAACGCCTGGCTAACGCTGCGGCTACCCTTGTGAGTGGAATGGGTCGAGGCAAGGTCATTTGTATGTCTGATAATCCCAATTTCAGGGCATTCTGGTATGGTACCAATAAACTATTCGCGAATGCCATCTTTTTTGGGGGGATTATTAGCAGTGCAGGTGCAGAAACGAAACCACCGAAGAAGGCAGAGACTCCAAAATAA